Proteins found in one Cataglyphis hispanica isolate Lineage 1 chromosome 15, ULB_Chis1_1.0, whole genome shotgun sequence genomic segment:
- the LOC126855288 gene encoding toll-like receptor 7 yields MTMTTDGVVTTAMTTATTTIITTMTRTAWSLSSPLSSSSPSSLASAATPLRRLLATTLPLLLLLLSTHPGPVAASCRWTNEAGNDTRSADCALRVLDPTAIVALAPSLDGALRLRIRCSDVHHFESSLNAQSWQRLAGLHELHVHGCKVLRIPNGAFQPLLELKRLVVQTFNAAWGAARYLEFAPRSLLGLRELHTLEIVESNVLALPPSLLCELDNLQTLNLTGNRIRDVGDIGLKVRGIDAESCRADVRILDLSRNELQRLSEDGPLLSLRQLQELHLQRNVIAEIGKNTLDGLTVLRTFNASHNILDSLPEGLFASTRDLREIHLAHNGLRDLPRGVFTRLEQLLVLNLANNRLGSDRVDETTFLGLIRLIVLDLSYNQLTHIDARMFKDLFFLQILDLRNNSIDRIESNAFLPLYNLHTLELSDNKLHTVGAQLFNGLFVLNRLTMSGNSITNIDTVAFRNCSDLKELDLSGNELTAVPDALRDLTFLKTLDLGENRINEFHNGSFRNLHQLTGLRLIGNDIGNLTRGMLWDLPNLQILNLARNKVQHVERHAFERNIKLEAIRLDGNFLSDINGVFTSITSLLLLNLSENHIEWFDYAFIPGNLKWLDIHGNFIESLGNYYKIRDSKVRTLDASHNRITELSPLSVPDSVELLFINNNYISIVRPNTFADKVNLTRVDMYANMIETMELTSLLLTKVPENKPLPEFYIGGNPFNCNCSMDWLPAINNQTSTREYPRVMDLDNAMCRTSGPRGVAIIPASSARSEQFLCRYEAHCFALCHCCDFDACDCEMTCPAGCKCYNDRTWNTNAVDCSGLGVEEIPRRIPMDATEVYLDGNVLRELQNHAFIGRKNMRVLYVNASGIESIQNRTFNGLNNLQILHLEDNRIRELKGFEFERLSHLRELYLQNNAIGFIGNLTFLPLRSLEILRLHGNRLVTFPVWQVTLNTRLVELSLGGNPWSCRCKFLQELSSWVSDNAHKVIDASDVWCYYGGDARQTAYRRRLNVNETACSDYFSQGGVIESIMVSDYLPLVAATLSAVLVLLVIIVLAFVFREPVGAWAYSKYGLRFLRAKPGKTVVTTAGLSSAAAMAAGCCDADRDRVYDCYVCYSPNDEDFVVRSLAVELEHGSANLRLCLHHRDLPCILRASAPAPAVLEAVDASRRVLIVLTRDFLQTEWSRFEFRAALHEALRGRASQLIIVQAGHVGIEIERDPELRPYLRSAALILTWGEKRFWERLRYAIPPSTTAAIIAANTTTVTAVTAGDVSVESKSSPLVYKRNINTYTLDGGIGSLEKSGVSTLRGGQRAALFKDASSALMLQHAPPAYSCGAPLSPILSQQQQQQPPPQPLLSSPAQPRLTVNHTYRDAVPAGNLIATATATSNTGIGEDHRRPLSEHIYSSIDSDYSTLERTAWRQQQPPPSPPPPSSGQAYLV; encoded by the coding sequence ATGACGATGACAACAGATGGTGTCGTCACGACGGCgatgacgacggcgacgactaCGATAATAACGACGATGACGAGGACAGCGTGGTCGTTGTCGTCgccgttgtcgtcgtcgtcaccgTCGTCGTTGGCAAGTGCGGCCACGCCGTTGCGCCGCCTACTCGCGACGACGCTGCCGCTACTACTGCTGCTGCTGTCAACGCATCCGGGTCCGGTCGCGGCTTCCTGTCGGTGGACTAATGAGGCTGGTAACGACACTCGTTCGGCGGACTGTGCCCTTCGTGTGCTGGACCCCACGGCGATCGTCGCTCTAGCGCCGTCATTGGACGGCGCGCTCAGATTGCGAATTCGTTGCAGCGACGTACATCATTTCGAGAGTAGTCTGAACGCGCAGAGCTGGCAGCGACTCGCTGGCCTGCACGAATTGCATGTCCACGGTTGCAAAGTATTACGGATACCAAACGGTGCATTTCAGCCTCTACTCGAGCTCAAGCGACTCGTCGTACAAACCTTTAATGCTGCTTGGGGAGCCGCTAGATATTTAGAGTTCGCGCCACGTTCTCTTCTAGGTCTTCGCGAACTTCATACTCTCGAAATTGTCGAAAGTAATGTGCTAGCGTTGCCACCCAGTCTACTTTGCGAATTGGATAACTTGCAGACTCTCAATCTCACCGGTAATCGTATTCGCGATGTCGGTGACATCGGTCTAAAAGTGCGCGGTATTGACGCCGAGTCCTGCCGCGCCGACGTCCGGATTTTGGATCTATCGCGCAACGAGCTCCAACGTCTGTCCGAGGACGGGCCGCTGTTGAGCCTACGACAATTGCAAGAGCTGCACTTGCAACGGAACGTGATCGCCGAGATCGGCAAAAACACCCTGGATGGACTTACAGTGCTGCGGACCTTCAACGCCAGCCACAATATCCTAGACTCCTTGCCTGAGGGTCTGTTCGCCAGCACGCGTGACCTGCGAGAAATACACCTGGCGCACAATGGACTACGCGACTTGCCGCGGGGCGTTTTTACTCGTCTCGAGCAGCTATTAGTTTTAAATCTTGCCAACAATCGCCTCGGCAGCGATCGCGTCGACGAGACTACTTTTCTCGGCCTAATTCGCCTCATTGTGCTCGATTTGTCGTACAATCAACTGACGCACATCGACGCCCGTATGTTCAAGGACCTGTTCTTCTTGCAAATCCTCGATCTACGCAACAATTCGATTGATCGTATCGAAAGCAACGCCTTTCTGCCGCTCTACAATCTGCACACGCTCGAGTTGTCCGACAACAAACTACACACCGTGGGAGCGCAGCTTTTTAACGGTCTCTTCGTTCTAAATCGGCTGACCATGTCGGGGAATTCAATCACGAACATCGACACCGTCGCGTTTCGCAATTGTTCCGATCTCAAGGAATTGGATTTAAGCGGTAACGAGCTTACTGCTGTCCCGGACGCATTACGCGATCTCACCTTCCTCAAGACTCTGGACTTAGGTGAGAACCGGATCAACGAGTTTCACAACGGCTCTTTTCGCAATCTCCACCAACTCACCGGTCTCCGTTTGATCGGTAACGACATTGGCAATCTAACGCGCGGCATGCTTTGGGATCTGCCGAATTTGCAGATCCTCAATCTGGCCCGTAACAAGGTGCAACACGTGGAGAGGCATGCGTTTGAACGTAACATTAAACTCGAGGCTATTCGACTCGATGGCAATTTTCTATCGGACATCAACGGGGTATTCACCAGTATCACTAGCCTGCTGCTGTTAAATTTATCGGAAAATCACATAGAATGGTTTGATTATGCTTTCATACCGGGCAATCTCAAGTGGCTTGACATTCACGGCAATTTTATCGAGAGCCTCGGTAATTATTACAAGATTCGCGATTCCAAGGTCCGAACACTAGATGCCAGTCATAATCGTATTACCGAACTTTCGCCGTTATCCGTGCCGGACAgcgttgaattattatttatcaacaataattacattagtATTGTACGGCCCAATACGTTTGCCGACAAAGTGAATCTCACCCGGGTGGATATGTATGCCAACATGATCGAGACGATGGAATTGACATCGTTGCTGCTGACCAAGGTGCCGGAGAATAAACCCTTGCCAGAGTTCTACATCGGAGGCAATCCGTTCAATTGTAACTGCTCGATGGACTGGCTGCCAGCCATCAACAATCAGACTTCGACGAGGGAGTATCCGCGTGTCATGGACCTCGACAACGCTATGTGTCGTACTTCCGGGCCGCGGGGAGTCGCCATTATACCAGCCTCGAGCGCTCGCTCGGAGCAATTTCTCTGCCGCTACGAGGCACACTGCTTTGCTCTGTGTCACTGCTGCGATTTTGACGCCTGCGACTGCGAGATGACCTGTCCAGCCGGTTGCAAGTGCTACAACGATCGCACGTGGAACACGAACGCGGTCGATTGCTCAGGTCTCGGAGTCGAGGAAATTCCACGTAGGATACCGATGGACGCCACTGAAGTATACCTAGATGGCAATGTATTACGAGAGTTGCAAAATCACGCGTTCATCGGTCGCAAGAACATGCGCGTGCTATACGTAAACGCCAGTGGCATCGAATCCATCCAGAATCGTACATTCAACGGTCTCAACAACTTGCAAATTCTCCATCTCGAAGATAATCGGATACGCGAGCTCAAAGGCTTCGAGTTTGAGCGATTGTCACACTTGCGCGAGCTCTATTTGCAAAACAATGCGATCGGCTTTATCGGAAATCTTACGTTTCTGCCTCTTCGATCGCTTGAGATCCTCAGATTGCACGGCAATCGATTGGTGACCTTTCCCGTATGGCAGGTCACTCTCAACACCCGATTGGTCGAGCTGTCATTAGGCGGCAACCCATGGTCTTGCCGTTGCAAGTTTCTGCAAGAGTTGTCCTCCTGGGTGTCGGACAATGCGCATAAAGTCATCGATGCCAGCGATGTATGGTGTTACTATGGCGGCGATGCCAGACAAACGGCCTATCGACGTCGTCTCAACGTTAATGAGACCGCTTGTTCGGACTACTTCTCTCAGGGCGGTGTAATCGAGAGTATCATGGTGTCGGACTATCTGCCTTTGGTGGCTGCCACTCTTTCGGCTGTTCTCGTTCTTTTAGTGATCATAGTACTTGCCTTCGTGTTTCGTGAACCTGTCGGTGCCTGGGCATACTCCAAGTACGGATTGCGTTTCTTGCGCGCCAAACCTGGCAAGACTGTCGTGACAACAGCGGGGCTGAGTTCCGCGGCTGCTATGGCTGCGGGCTGCTGCGACGCCGATCGCGATCGAGTGTACGATTGCTACGTTTGTTACAGTCCGAATGACGAAGACTTTGTGGTGCGATCGTTGGCAGTTGAGCTGGAACACGGCTCCGCCAATCTGAGACTCTGTCTCCATCACCGAGACTTGCCTTGCATTCTGCGTGCTTCCGCGCCCGCCCCCGCGGTCCTCGAGGCAGTAGACGCATCCCGACGTGTGTTGATCGTACTGACTCGTGACTTCCTTCAGACCGAATGGTCGCGTTTCGAGTTTCGCGCGGCATTGCACGAGGCTTTGCGCGGCCGTGCCTCTCAGCTGATCATTGTACAGGCCGGTCACGTCGGCATTGAGATCGAACGCGATCCTGAATTACGACCTTACCTGAGAAGTGCGGCACTCATACTTACATGGGGTGAGAAAAGATTTTGGGAACGATTGAGGTATGCCATACCGCCGTCCACGACCGCCGCCATTATCGCCGCTAATACAACTACTGTCACTGCTGTCACCGCTGGTGATGTATCCGTTGAAAGCAAATCCTCGCCGTTGGTTTACAAACGTAACATCAACACCTATACACTCGATGGCGGTATCGGCAGCCTCGAGAAGAGTGGCGTTTCGACTTTGCGCGGCGGTCAACGCGCCGCGCTCTTCAAGGACGCCTCTTCAGCGCTGATGCTGCAACACGCACCACCCGCTTACTCGTGCGGTGCCCCGCTTTCTCCCATATTAtcgcaacaacaacaacagcagccTCCACCGCAGCCGCTTTTGTCGTCGCCGGCGCAACCTAGGCTGACAGTCAATCACACTTATCGAGACGCGGTGCCGGCCGGTAATCTCATCGCGACTGCTACTGCTACATCTAATACCGGTATCGGCGAAGACCATAGGAGACCACTATCCGAGCATATATACTCGTCCATCGACTCGGACTATTCCACCCTGGAGAGGACCGCCTGGAGGCAGCAGCAACCGCCGCCATCGCCACCCCCACCTTCCTCCGGACAGGCCTATTTAGTTTAG